The Desulfovibrio piger DNA segment CACGGGGAACACTCAAGAAAAAGAAAGCGCCGGTCTACAGACGACCGCGCGCCAGTGCCTTGAGCGCCGCCCGCAAAGCGCCGGTGACGTCAAGGTCGGGCTCCTGCAACAGGATGTTTTTGACCACAGGAGCGCATTCGTCTTCAGAATAGCCAAGATTGGACAAACCATCAAGCACGTCCCGGAACACGGAGCCCGGACGGCCGTTGGGCGCCAGCACCGCCGCCTGCGGCACGTCCTCCACCTTGAGCTTGTATTTGAGCTCCAGAAAAACATGCTGGGCCGTCTTCTTGCCGATGCCGCTCACCCGGGTGAGGGCATCCACATCCTCTTCCAGCACGATGCGGCGCAGGTCGTCGGGCCGGTACAGGGAAAGGATGGCCAGCGCCGTGCGCGCGCCCACCTTGGAGATGGTCAGCAGCACCCCGAAGACCTGCCGCTCCTCAAAGGTGGCAAAGCCGAACAGCTGCTGGGCATCCTCGCGCACCACCAGGCTGGTGTACAGGGCCACGCTTTCCCCGCGTCCGGGCAGGGATGCCATGGTGTGGGCGGGCAGATCCAGCTCGTAGCCCACGCCACCGCGCGTGACCACGATGCAGGAGGTGCCCCAGGTCTCGGCCAGCAGGCCTTCAAGATAGGCGATCATGGATGCTCCTTGATGTCATCGAAAAACAGGGATGCGGAGGCAGCGGCCTCACAGCACCAGCAAAAGGGCCCCGGCCGTGATCAGGATGCCCCCGGCCACGGTCTTGGGATCACAGGGCTCGCCCAGGACGAGCACCCCCAGCAGCATGGCCAGAGGTACGCTGAGCTTGTCCAGCGGCGCGACCCTGGAGACGTCCCCCAGCTGCAGGGCCTTGAAGTAGCACAGCCACGACAGGCCCGTGGCCACGGCGGAAAGGAACAGGAAGAGCCAGGTATGCCCGCCGATCTGGCGCACCTCGCGCCAGGTGCCGGCATACAGGCTCATGCCCCAGGTGAGGAGCAGGATGAAGCCCACCCGGATGGCCGTGGCCAGCCCGGAATCCACGTCCCGGACGCCCAGTTTGGAAAAAATGGCTGTCAGGGCCGCGAACACGGCCGCCAGCAAGGCATAGACCTGCCACATGACGCTTTCCACCCCTCTGTTGCCGGTCTCTCCCGCCGGGCCCTGGGGAACAGTCTCTGAGAGCTGTCATACCGTGGAGACGCTGCCCGGGCCCCTGCTCCCCTCGTGGGCAGGATGCCTCTCCCTGGCCGGAGGATGCCGGCGGTATCCGCGAGGCAGCGCTGCTCCGGGCCGGTGCGGCGCCCCATACGGCAACCATGCAGGCAGGGACCGGGCTGCCTTTCCGGGGCATGGGCAACAGACACGGCTACCCCGAACAGGGAGGCAACCGTATCATTTTGTATCAATATATATGGCAAGGCCTGTTG contains these protein-coding regions:
- the ruvA gene encoding Holliday junction branch migration protein RuvA; amino-acid sequence: MIAYLEGLLAETWGTSCIVVTRGGVGYELDLPAHTMASLPGRGESVALYTSLVVREDAQQLFGFATFEERQVFGVLLTISKVGARTALAILSLYRPDDLRRIVLEEDVDALTRVSGIGKKTAQHVFLELKYKLKVEDVPQAAVLAPNGRPGSVFRDVLDGLSNLGYSEDECAPVVKNILLQEPDLDVTGALRAALKALARGRL
- a CDS encoding EamA family transporter; this translates as MWQVYALLAAVFAALTAIFSKLGVRDVDSGLATAIRVGFILLLTWGMSLYAGTWREVRQIGGHTWLFLFLSAVATGLSWLCYFKALQLGDVSRVAPLDKLSVPLAMLLGVLVLGEPCDPKTVAGGILITAGALLLVL